DNA from Pelagibacterium nitratireducens:
TGGTCGGTCCTTGATTTTAGCAATGGCGCGCAGATCAGGCGCCACGATCACTGTAAATATGGTCCCATGATCGGGATTGGATTGCAATTGGATATCGCCGCCGAGGTTGCGGGCCATTATGCGCACATGGGCGAGCCCGATGCCCTCTCCGGGGACATTCTGGTTGCCCGATCGCCGGAACAGTTCAAACACGCGGTCATGGTCTTCGACAGAAATTCCGCGGCCATTGTCGATCACATCGATCACGATGCGGCCGTCGCGCTCCTGCCGTCCCTCGATGGTAATGGCGATGGGGCGCTCTGGATGCCTGTACTTTATGGCATTGTCGAGAAGGTTGCCCAAAATCTGCTCGAGCGCCAGGCGGTCGGAAAACACCGGCGGGGTTGCAACCTTTATGACGACGTCGCCATCTGTTTCCGCAACCTGATGGCGGACGGCCGATACCGTCGACTCCACGAGCGCTTCGAGATCTATGCGCTCGGCTTTGAGGTCTCGACGACCCTCGCGGGAAATCTTGAGAATGGCGTTGATCAGCCCATCCATCTTCTTTGTGGATGAGCGGATGAACCCTATTGCCTCCGGCAGGTCCTCGGTTGCGGTCTGACGCGCTTCGACAACAACAGGATCGTCGGGATCACCAGCGTGGCTTTCAACGAGTGCGTTGATAGGCCCCAGAGAGGCTTCAAGCTCGGAGGTAAAGCCCATGATGTTGACCAGCGGCGCGCGCAGATCGTGGGTGACGATATAGGCGAAGCGCTGCACTTCCTCGTTGGCGCGCATGAGATCGCGGGTGCGCTCGCCGACCCGGGCTTCGAGATCGCGATTGACACTCTCGACTTCGGCGCGCGCGGTATCGATTTCGCGGGTGTACCGCAGGACCAGCCATGCGGCCCCCCCCACCACGGCGATAATCACCAGCGCGCCGATAATTGCGATGATGCGTAGTGCGCCAACCGCGCCGCGTTGTTCGACCACGCCGTTGAAGGTTCTCTCATCCGCTGCGGAGACGATGGCATCGAGAAACGTGCGCATGCGCTCCATGATGATTTCACCCTGATCGGTGCGCACCAGATCCAGCGCCGACTGGAGATCGCCCTGCTGGGCAAGTTCCAGCGTCCTGTCGAGTTCGGCCAATTTGGTCTCGATATCGGAGCGCATCTGCACCATGGACTGCTCTGCTTCCGGATAGGGAATGAGCAACTCATTGAGCAATTCGTAAGCCGGGACGATGCGGTCGACGACGTCGCGATAGGGTTCGAGATAACGGTCATCGAGGGTCAGCAGATAGCCCCGCTGGCTCGACTGTGCGTTCTGGAGCAGATTGCGCAAATCGACGGCGGCGATGCGGGCCACACGGGCTTCGGTGACCTCGTCGAAATGGGCCCTGTTGCGCTCGACCAGCCAGATGGTCGTGCCTACGATGCCGATCAGCGCCATAAGGCCAACAATGATGAGCGCAAGGCTGGACCGGGCGAAGCCCTTTGACGAGATTGGCATTTTTGGTGATGAAGCCCGGAAATCAAAGCGTCGAAGTTCACTTTTGCCGGAAAATTGAACCGAACACAAGCAGCGCGGGCCGCACAGACTTGCGGGGCGTGGTGGCACGGCCCATATTTGCAGAGAAAGGAGAGCACGTGGCCGAAAAGACCCCGACCAAGACCCCGAGCACCCCTCCGACCGATGATCGCGCATCGCATGCGGAGATCGCAGACTTCGTTGCGAAGGTGGGCGCAATGAGTGCCACCAGGACGGCAGGTACTGACCAGCGCGGTCGGCTGCTGTTTGCCATGGACGCAACGATGAGCCGCCAGCCGACATGGGATCTGGCCTGTCAGTTGCAGGGAGAAATGTTTGAGACGGTGGCCAAGACCGGCGGGCTCGACGTTCAGCTCATCTATTTCCGCGGCTTTGGGGAATGCCGGGCCTCGCGCTGGGTTTCCGACGCACGGGCGCTGGCGGGCCTGATGACCGGCATCGACTGCCGGGGCGGACATACGCAGATGTCCAAGGTGTTTTCCCACGCCCGAAACGAGCACAACTCCAAAAAGATCAACGCCGTCGTCTATGTGGGCGACGCCATGGAAGAAGACATTGACAAGCTGGCCCAGAAGGCGGGCGAGCTGGGGCTTTTGGGCTGCCCGATGTTTCTGTTTCAGGAAGGACACGACCCGGTGACCCAAACCGCGTTCAAGGAGTTCGCAAGGCTCACCAAAGGTGCCTATGCGCGGTTCAACGCCGGTGCAGCCGCGGAACTGGCGGCGCTGCTACGAGCAGTGGCCGCCTATGCGAGCGGTGGACGCGCGGCGCTCAAGCTCCAGCAGGGCGGGCCAGCGAAACTGCTGCTCGAACAGCTTTCATGATCTGGTTTGTGCTTGCCGGCGCGGTGGCGCTGATTGCGCTGTATCTGTACGCACTGTTTTTACAGGGCGCGATCCGGCAATTGGTGCGCGCATTGCGCTGGATCGTCGGTGGCGTTTTGGTGATCGGCGCAGCAGTGCTTGGCGTGCGCGGCCAAATGCTTTTGGCCAGCTTCATGGCGGCGGGCGGGCTGGGCGTGTTGATGCGCGGACGGCTCGGCCCCATCGATTTTGGGGCGGGCCTGTCGAACCCGAACAACGTTTCAAGAGTGTCTTCGGTCTATCTGGATATGGCACTCGAGCACGAGACGGGAGCGGTTTCGGGCACCGTACGTTCAGGGCATTTTGCCGGGCGCGGACTGGCGGACCTGTCTGCAGAGGAGTGCTGGGCGCTCTATGACGAGTTGAGCGACGATGCGGACTCGCTGGCGCTGTTCAAAAGCTGGCTCGACGCCAATCGGGCGGGCTGGCGGGACTATTTTGCCAGCGAATTCGGCATGGAAACCGGCGAGGAGGACGGCCAATCCGAAAGCCAGAGCACTGCCGGCGTCAGCGGGCTCGAAGAAGCCTATGAAGTGCTGGGGCTCAAGCCCGGCGCGGGCCCGGACGCCATCAAGGCGGCGCACCGGACGCTGATGAAAAAGGTTCATCCCGATACGGGCGGATCGGCCTTTCTGGCCGCCAAAATCAATCAGGCCAAGGACTTGCTGCTCAAGGAGACCGCCTCGCGCAAATCCTGAATGCCAAGCGCGTTGTTTTCCACAGGCGGTTGTAACAACGCCACGCCCTGATAGACTTTACCCAAGTCAATTGCCTCGGGCCGCCGTTGTCCGGGCAAAAAACAAGAAATGAGTGGGGTTCATGTTTTCGGGTTTCGTCATCAATCCACCGGTCTTTTTCGGCGCCATTATCATTATTGCCGTTTTCCTTTTGATCGGGGTCGTGATGCCCGATCAGGCAGCCGATATTTTTTCCGCATTGCAGGCCGGTATTCTTGGCAATTTCGGCTGGCTGTACCTGCTGTCGGTGGGCATTTTTCTCGCCGCAGTTCTGCTGTTTTCGCTGGGGCGTTTCGGCTCGCTCAAGCTGGGGCCCGACGATGCCACGCCGGATTTCAAATATCTCTCCTGGATAGCGATGCTGTTTGCGGCCGGGATGGGAATCGGGCTGATGTTTTATGCCGTCGGCGAACCTATGACCCATTTTTATGCGCCACCGACCGCCGAGCCGGGCAGTATCGCTGCCATGCGCGAATCGATGGCGGTGACGTTTTTTCACTGGGGCATTCATGCCTGGGCGATCTATGCCGTGGTGGGGCTGTCGCTGGCCTATTTCGGCTATCGCTACAATCTGCCCCTGACCATACGGTCCGGGCTCTACCCGTTGCTCAAGAGCCGGATCAACGGCCCGATCGGGCACGCTGTCGACATCTTCGCCATTGTGGGGACTATGTTCGGCATCGCCACCTCTTTGGGGCTCGGGGTCAACCAGATCAATGCCGGGCTGAACTATCTGATCGGCGTGCCGATCGGACCGCAGGTGCAGGTTCCGCTGATTGCGATCATCACTGCATTGGCGACCGTCTCTGTGGTCACGGGGCTCGACAAGGGTGTGCGCATCCTTTCTGAAACCAATCTGGTCGTGGCCGTGCTGCTGATGGTGTTCGTGCTGCTGGTCGGACCGACGGCGGATCTTTTCAGGGATTTCGTCCAGAATATCGGTCTCTATCTCGATACGCTGCTGCTACGGACCTTCAATATCTATGCTTATGAACCCACGCCCTGGGTTGATGGCTGGACGCTTTTCTACTGGGCCTGGTGGATTTCTTGGTCACCGTTCGTTGGCATGTTTATCGCGCGCATTTCACGCGGGCGGACGGTGCGTGAATTCATCGTCGCGGTGCTGTTCATCCCGGCCGGTTTCACATTCTTCTGGATGACGGTGTTCGGCAATACGGCAATGTTTGTGGATACGGGGGTGGCGGCCGGAGAATTGGGCACGGCAGTTGCCAACGACGTGGCCGTGGGACTGTTCCAGTTCTTCACCTACCTGCCACTTCCGGCCGTGACCTCGACGCTGGCGGTCATTCTCGTTGCGGTATTTTTCATTACCTCATCGGATTCGGGTTCGCTGGTCGTGGACACCATCGCGGCTGGCGGGGAAACGGAAACCTCGACAGCCCAGCGCATCTTCTGGTGCGTCATGGAGGGCGTTGTGGCGGCCGGCCTGTTGCTGGCGGGGGGCCTCGGCGCACTGCAATCGGCGACCATCGCAAGCGCCCTGCCCTTCACATTCGTAATGCTGGCGCTGGTGTGGTCGCTTTATGTCGGCATGCGGGCCGACCTCGCCCAGCAGGACGCACAAGCGGCCTCTCCCCATTCCGGTCCGGCCCATCCTGCCTCAGGCTTGACCTGGCAAAGGAGGCTGGCCCTGATGCTCAAGGCGCCAACGCTCAAGGAGGTCAAGGCCTTCATCAACGGCGACGCCAAGGCAGCGCTCGAACAGGTGCGGGACGAACTGGCCAAACGGGGCTGGAACGCGAACCTGGAGGAAGACGAGGCCGCCGGGACCATCGCGCTGGTGGCCCCTTCCGAAGGGGTGCGTAACTTCGTTTATGGCCTGCAGAGTTCCGAGCAGCGGCTGGCGGCTTTTACCGCCTTTGAGGCCAGCCGCCCCGAAGTGCGCCACGAGGCGCGGACCTATTTCTCGGACGGGTCGAAAGGCTATGACGTCATGGGGATGACGCGCGAGCAGCTCATAGCGGATGTGCTGGTCCAGTTCGAACG
Protein-coding regions in this window:
- a CDS encoding VWA domain-containing protein, translated to MAEKTPTKTPSTPPTDDRASHAEIADFVAKVGAMSATRTAGTDQRGRLLFAMDATMSRQPTWDLACQLQGEMFETVAKTGGLDVQLIYFRGFGECRASRWVSDARALAGLMTGIDCRGGHTQMSKVFSHARNEHNSKKINAVVYVGDAMEEDIDKLAQKAGELGLLGCPMFLFQEGHDPVTQTAFKEFARLTKGAYARFNAGAAAELAALLRAVAAYASGGRAALKLQQGGPAKLLLEQLS
- a CDS encoding sensor histidine kinase, coding for MPISSKGFARSSLALIIVGLMALIGIVGTTIWLVERNRAHFDEVTEARVARIAAVDLRNLLQNAQSSQRGYLLTLDDRYLEPYRDVVDRIVPAYELLNELLIPYPEAEQSMVQMRSDIETKLAELDRTLELAQQGDLQSALDLVRTDQGEIIMERMRTFLDAIVSAADERTFNGVVEQRGAVGALRIIAIIGALVIIAVVGGAAWLVLRYTREIDTARAEVESVNRDLEARVGERTRDLMRANEEVQRFAYIVTHDLRAPLVNIMGFTSELEASLGPINALVESHAGDPDDPVVVEARQTATEDLPEAIGFIRSSTKKMDGLINAILKISREGRRDLKAERIDLEALVESTVSAVRHQVAETDGDVVIKVATPPVFSDRLALEQILGNLLDNAIKYRHPERPIAITIEGRQERDGRIVIDVIDNGRGISVEDHDRVFELFRRSGNQNVPGEGIGLAHVRIMARNLGGDIQLQSNPDHGTIFTVIVAPDLRAIAKIKDRP
- a CDS encoding DnaJ domain-containing protein, whose product is MIWFVLAGAVALIALYLYALFLQGAIRQLVRALRWIVGGVLVIGAAVLGVRGQMLLASFMAAGGLGVLMRGRLGPIDFGAGLSNPNNVSRVSSVYLDMALEHETGAVSGTVRSGHFAGRGLADLSAEECWALYDELSDDADSLALFKSWLDANRAGWRDYFASEFGMETGEEDGQSESQSTAGVSGLEEAYEVLGLKPGAGPDAIKAAHRTLMKKVHPDTGGSAFLAAKINQAKDLLLKETASRKS
- a CDS encoding BCCT family transporter, with amino-acid sequence MFSGFVINPPVFFGAIIIIAVFLLIGVVMPDQAADIFSALQAGILGNFGWLYLLSVGIFLAAVLLFSLGRFGSLKLGPDDATPDFKYLSWIAMLFAAGMGIGLMFYAVGEPMTHFYAPPTAEPGSIAAMRESMAVTFFHWGIHAWAIYAVVGLSLAYFGYRYNLPLTIRSGLYPLLKSRINGPIGHAVDIFAIVGTMFGIATSLGLGVNQINAGLNYLIGVPIGPQVQVPLIAIITALATVSVVTGLDKGVRILSETNLVVAVLLMVFVLLVGPTADLFRDFVQNIGLYLDTLLLRTFNIYAYEPTPWVDGWTLFYWAWWISWSPFVGMFIARISRGRTVREFIVAVLFIPAGFTFFWMTVFGNTAMFVDTGVAAGELGTAVANDVAVGLFQFFTYLPLPAVTSTLAVILVAVFFITSSDSGSLVVDTIAAGGETETSTAQRIFWCVMEGVVAAGLLLAGGLGALQSATIASALPFTFVMLALVWSLYVGMRADLAQQDAQAASPHSGPAHPASGLTWQRRLALMLKAPTLKEVKAFINGDAKAALEQVRDELAKRGWNANLEEDEAAGTIALVAPSEGVRNFVYGLQSSEQRLAAFTAFEASRPEVRHEARTYFSDGSKGYDVMGMTREQLIADVLVQFERYLALVQMPASQLVTAAPEHSVETN